In one Gimesia sp. genomic region, the following are encoded:
- a CDS encoding prenyltransferase/squalene oxidase repeat-containing protein, protein MSMREFESPSEPELSRRGVLGAALGSALAFLRHWWRDTPLQAGLPASPEHVTPQTQATIEGGLKWLADRQVADGGFGSRGSYARNVGVCALAGTAFLAHRGMTGPYRRAIQECIRYLLGRAQENGFIVEQEVRTHATLYGHGFATMFLGQVFGESFNPNVRGKLKAATELILNRQDGQGGWSYTSDPKDADVSITTCQLLALFSARQAGIGVPRESIERSVEFLKRAQNEDGGFRYRLDDPPESLFPRSAAAVVALTCAGLGEDPAVQRGREYLQQPHPPLELSPGQLAEYHFYGRFYATHAAWQVGQKEWDRWYPSVRDELLAQQSTSGVWHDANIGDEYATAMSLIVLQFPYGNVPLLAMR, encoded by the coding sequence ATGTCAATGCGCGAATTTGAATCACCGTCCGAACCCGAATTGTCCCGTCGCGGAGTGCTGGGGGCAGCACTTGGTAGCGCCCTGGCGTTCCTGCGCCACTGGTGGCGTGATACTCCGCTGCAGGCAGGTCTACCTGCGTCTCCAGAGCATGTCACTCCGCAGACTCAGGCAACCATTGAAGGCGGCTTGAAATGGCTCGCTGACCGGCAGGTGGCAGATGGTGGATTTGGCAGCCGGGGTTCGTATGCGCGGAACGTGGGAGTCTGCGCATTGGCGGGGACCGCATTTCTGGCACACCGCGGTATGACCGGCCCGTATCGTCGTGCGATTCAGGAATGCATTCGTTATCTGCTCGGCAGAGCACAGGAGAATGGTTTCATCGTGGAACAGGAGGTCCGCACGCATGCGACGCTGTATGGTCATGGATTTGCAACGATGTTCCTGGGACAGGTCTTTGGGGAATCGTTCAATCCGAACGTCCGCGGCAAATTGAAAGCGGCGACAGAGTTGATTCTGAATCGGCAGGACGGGCAGGGGGGCTGGAGTTATACTTCCGATCCGAAAGACGCGGATGTGTCGATCACCACCTGCCAGCTGCTGGCATTGTTCTCGGCCCGCCAGGCTGGTATCGGCGTGCCGCGGGAATCGATTGAGCGGAGTGTCGAATTTCTCAAGCGGGCGCAGAACGAGGACGGCGGATTCCGTTATCGGCTGGATGATCCCCCCGAATCGCTGTTTCCCCGCTCCGCAGCCGCGGTGGTGGCACTCACCTGTGCCGGGTTGGGAGAGGATCCCGCAGTACAGCGCGGACGGGAATACTTACAGCAGCCACATCCTCCGCTGGAGCTCTCCCCGGGACAACTGGCCGAGTACCATTTCTACGGGCGTTTCTACGCGACGCACGCCGCCTGGCAGGTAGGACAAAAGGAATGGGATCGCTGGTATCCCTCAGTCCGCGACGAGTTGCTCGCACAGCAGTCAACCAGCGGTGTCTGGCACGACGCCAACATCGGCGATGAATACGCGACCGCGATGTCGCTGATCGTACTGCAGTTTCCCTATGGTAATGTGCCCCTGTTGGCGATGCGCTGA
- a CDS encoding right-handed parallel beta-helix repeat-containing protein has product MYSFARLPSIAILLLMLSAGKLTAAEYYVAPNGNDQNLGTLNQPFRSIARGLNSARQPGDSLILRAGNYPQSRPLNLISSGTQGNPITVRAMQGETAVIDGRGTPADSSLINVLAHHVRIQGLTIKNAQKIGISIWGPGSRIHHGTVSGNQIQNCQSSGIYAGYNRLDDPVHDLLFEDNTVTDCVLSNQREPHQRWSFGVGAGLSKNVTIRNNTVSRCYGEGIGLYLSDKGTIEGNTVSNNFSVNIYLDNTTNTIVSRNLVYSTGKREFYRFNQPASGIQIANENYGGYQNPSADNTIVGNILVNNYYAIYSGNYQRGGGLKQTLIAHNTACGSTGPLLHIDADTGHRQSRIVNNIFQQTGRASLTDVAGPVDQIEFDHNLWYGGVPEPAVRGTGDIRANPQFKNAGRLQRQDYDLRPLSPAKNTGIRLNELSSFYSDRSSSSPVNLGAR; this is encoded by the coding sequence GTGTATTCATTCGCCCGCTTACCGTCGATTGCGATCCTGCTGTTGATGCTGTCTGCCGGAAAGCTGACTGCTGCCGAATACTATGTCGCGCCAAATGGCAACGATCAGAACCTCGGCACGCTGAATCAGCCTTTTCGCAGTATCGCCCGCGGTTTGAACTCCGCCCGCCAACCGGGGGATTCTCTAATTCTCCGCGCAGGCAATTACCCGCAGTCCCGCCCTTTAAATCTGATTTCATCCGGGACTCAGGGGAACCCGATCACCGTACGTGCGATGCAGGGTGAAACGGCTGTGATTGACGGTCGCGGCACTCCTGCTGACTCCAGTCTGATCAATGTCCTCGCGCATCATGTCCGGATTCAGGGACTGACAATCAAGAACGCACAGAAAATCGGTATCTCAATCTGGGGGCCGGGGAGTCGAATTCATCATGGCACGGTCTCAGGCAACCAGATTCAAAACTGTCAAAGCAGTGGGATCTACGCCGGTTATAATCGCCTGGATGATCCCGTTCATGATCTACTGTTTGAAGACAACACCGTCACTGACTGTGTGCTGTCGAATCAAAGAGAACCACATCAGCGGTGGAGTTTCGGCGTTGGTGCCGGGCTGTCGAAGAATGTGACGATCAGAAACAACACCGTTTCACGCTGCTATGGGGAAGGCATCGGTCTTTATCTATCAGATAAAGGGACCATTGAGGGGAACACCGTCTCAAACAATTTTTCTGTTAATATCTATCTCGATAACACGACAAATACAATTGTCAGTCGCAACCTGGTCTATTCTACCGGTAAGCGGGAATTCTATCGGTTCAATCAGCCTGCATCTGGAATCCAGATCGCCAATGAAAATTATGGCGGTTATCAAAATCCCAGTGCTGATAATACCATCGTCGGCAATATCCTGGTGAATAATTACTATGCCATTTATTCCGGCAACTATCAGCGGGGAGGCGGACTGAAGCAGACCCTGATTGCCCATAACACGGCCTGTGGTTCGACCGGTCCCCTGCTCCACATTGATGCCGACACGGGACATCGGCAGTCGCGAATTGTCAATAACATCTTTCAGCAGACCGGACGTGCCTCACTGACAGACGTCGCAGGCCCGGTGGACCAGATCGAGTTCGATCACAATCTCTGGTACGGCGGTGTTCCTGAACCAGCGGTCCGGGGAACGGGGGATATTCGCGCGAACCCGCAGTTTAAGAATGCTGGCCGGCTGCAGAGACAGGACTATGATCTGCGTCCGCTCTCCCCTGCAAAAAACACCGGAATCAGACTGAATGAGTTATCCTCGTTTTATTCTGACCGGTCTTCCTCTTCGCCGGTGAATCTGGGCGCCCGCTAA
- a CDS encoding creatininase family protein, protein MKILSDQHTAFELEAHQPELAFLPIGATEQHSRHLPLATDTILADQLSTAILEQLDWPGHVFLLPTLPVSSSEENTGYRGTISFTPLTMRSIVRDIWDSLTRVGIQKLIVCPWHGGNFILKPIIRELNCEKQQCHLFYLNPWEQVPAAVYDQFAHGFEVHCGDVETSLMLALCPEHVKAERVDNPTPHFKAPLQDMWSMKTLSGGEGHTGHPTQATAAKGEIFKQAVIENSVRYLQELLELSQQYPEY, encoded by the coding sequence ATGAAAATATTATCTGATCAGCACACCGCTTTTGAACTGGAAGCACACCAGCCGGAGCTGGCGTTTCTTCCCATCGGGGCAACAGAGCAACACTCACGGCACCTCCCACTTGCCACGGATACGATCCTCGCCGATCAGCTTTCGACAGCCATCCTGGAACAGCTCGACTGGCCCGGACATGTCTTCCTACTGCCGACATTGCCTGTCTCTTCCTCCGAGGAAAATACCGGCTATCGCGGGACGATCAGTTTTACCCCGCTGACCATGCGAAGTATTGTGCGAGATATCTGGGATTCACTTACACGGGTCGGCATTCAGAAGTTAATTGTCTGCCCCTGGCATGGCGGTAATTTTATTCTCAAACCCATCATCCGGGAATTGAATTGTGAGAAACAGCAGTGCCACCTGTTTTATCTCAATCCCTGGGAACAGGTGCCCGCTGCTGTATACGATCAGTTCGCACACGGGTTTGAAGTGCACTGCGGCGATGTGGAAACGTCATTGATGTTGGCACTCTGTCCCGAACATGTGAAAGCGGAGCGGGTCGATAACCCGACGCCCCACTTCAAGGCACCGTTGCAGGACATGTGGTCGATGAAAACGCTTTCCGGCGGAGAAGGACATACGGGGCATCCGACACAGGCGACTGCAGCTAAGGGGGAGATATTCAAACAGGCGGTTATTGAGAACTCGGTGCGTTATCTCCAGGAATTATTAGAACTGTCGCAGCAGTATCCTGAGTATTGA
- a CDS encoding peptidyl-alpha-hydroxyglycine alpha-amidating lyase family protein produces the protein MFQLRPRTGLHFFFLSTFTLCLAVVSQSELLAQNPGFAKEPVIVEYDVDPAWPHYPQHVSKKGWVSGLAVDDQDQIWFFKKGPDPVQVYTADGKFVRTWGKDNFVNPHQLRIDHAGNIWVTDFGLHIVQKYTPEGKLLMTLGVRGEKGQDETHFNMPTDMAITRSGDIFVTDGYGNRRIVHLDKNGKFIKAWGEYGSQPGQFILPHAIVVDSQGKLYVADRNSGRIQIFNQEGQFLDQWSGLLMPWGLSVTADDHLWICGSSPHWWKRHGKYPEYKDQLFLKLANDGHVKSLWTIPLGDIGEDKNNPKVSQLKPGEAVGVHCIAQDSKGNVYVGDIYGERAQKFIPVTKRSEEADSTDPGPQ, from the coding sequence ATGTTCCAGCTTCGTCCTCGAACCGGTTTGCACTTCTTTTTTCTGAGTACGTTCACCCTCTGCCTCGCTGTTGTCAGTCAGTCTGAACTGTTGGCTCAGAATCCCGGCTTTGCCAAAGAGCCGGTGATTGTCGAATATGATGTCGATCCCGCCTGGCCGCATTACCCCCAGCATGTCAGCAAAAAAGGCTGGGTATCAGGGCTGGCTGTCGATGATCAGGATCAGATCTGGTTCTTCAAGAAAGGTCCGGATCCGGTGCAGGTCTATACCGCCGACGGCAAGTTTGTACGAACCTGGGGCAAAGACAATTTTGTTAACCCGCATCAGTTGCGAATTGATCATGCAGGAAATATCTGGGTCACCGACTTCGGCCTGCATATCGTGCAGAAATATACTCCGGAAGGAAAACTGCTGATGACGCTGGGTGTGCGGGGTGAGAAGGGACAGGATGAAACGCACTTCAATATGCCGACCGACATGGCCATCACCAGGTCAGGCGACATTTTCGTAACGGACGGCTACGGCAACCGGCGGATCGTACACCTCGACAAAAACGGGAAGTTCATCAAAGCCTGGGGAGAGTATGGATCCCAACCAGGGCAATTCATTCTACCTCATGCGATCGTCGTTGACTCCCAGGGAAAACTGTATGTCGCCGATCGTAACAGCGGCCGTATCCAGATTTTCAATCAAGAGGGTCAATTCCTCGACCAGTGGAGTGGCTTGTTGATGCCCTGGGGACTTTCGGTGACTGCGGATGACCATCTCTGGATCTGTGGTTCATCACCGCACTGGTGGAAACGACATGGTAAATACCCGGAGTACAAGGACCAGCTCTTCCTGAAACTCGCAAACGACGGACACGTGAAAAGCCTGTGGACGATTCCCCTGGGCGATATCGGCGAGGACAAAAATAATCCCAAAGTCTCACAACTCAAGCCCGGCGAAGCAGTGGGCGTGCACTGCATTGCCCAGGATTCGAAAGGCAACGTTTATGTTGGAGACATCTATGGCGAACGCGCACAGAAATTCATTCCGGTTACCAAACGCTCTGAAGAAGCAGACAGTACCGATCCTGGACCACAGTAA
- a CDS encoding substrate-binding domain-containing protein has translation MSAAPRVALQINTSTGFSSQLIRGVVQYAQEHQRWSLLVQPRGVRERWRIPQHWKPDGVIARVTQRSQARELQKLGVPVINVSRSVVSGFPFSQVVADERLVGGWAADYLLERGFNHFAYLGLVTQPHYTDTCGLGFTERLKSHGHTCAMLHTLSAGGRARKQPTFSEMKHWLNSLPLPVGIFAADIESAYAVTDACWSCGLNVPESVAVLCGEDDPLLAEISNPPLSCIDADPRRVGYEAAEQLDLLLSGKNVSRSVRLVPALGVVERRSTDTVAFDDPLLAEAVRYIRESATTPIDVSDVLKKVPVSRRALEQRFQRHLGRTPAAEIRRIRLIRVQELLRDTDWPMPRIARAAGFSSTEVMNQVFRRERDQTPTEYRRQSRSHAD, from the coding sequence ATGAGTGCGGCTCCCCGCGTGGCATTGCAAATTAATACGTCGACCGGTTTCAGCTCTCAGTTGATTCGAGGCGTGGTGCAATACGCGCAGGAGCATCAACGCTGGAGTCTGCTCGTCCAGCCACGCGGCGTGCGGGAACGCTGGAGGATTCCACAGCACTGGAAGCCGGACGGCGTGATTGCGCGGGTGACTCAGCGTTCCCAGGCCCGTGAATTGCAGAAACTGGGTGTGCCGGTGATTAACGTCTCACGGAGTGTGGTTTCCGGTTTTCCTTTTTCTCAAGTCGTTGCGGATGAGCGTCTGGTCGGTGGCTGGGCCGCGGATTATCTGCTGGAACGCGGCTTCAATCATTTCGCCTACCTGGGACTGGTGACACAACCGCATTACACCGATACCTGTGGTCTGGGATTCACGGAACGCTTGAAATCACACGGACACACCTGTGCCATGTTGCACACACTCAGTGCAGGCGGACGTGCACGCAAACAGCCGACGTTTTCTGAAATGAAACACTGGCTCAATTCGCTGCCGCTGCCGGTGGGGATTTTTGCAGCCGATATCGAGAGTGCCTACGCAGTGACCGATGCCTGCTGGTCGTGCGGTTTGAATGTACCTGAATCGGTAGCAGTACTCTGTGGCGAAGACGATCCGCTGCTGGCTGAGATTTCGAATCCGCCACTCTCCTGTATCGATGCCGATCCTCGACGGGTGGGGTATGAAGCCGCGGAGCAGCTTGATCTGCTATTGAGTGGAAAAAACGTCTCTCGTTCGGTCCGGCTGGTTCCAGCACTGGGCGTGGTCGAACGCAGGTCGACGGATACAGTTGCCTTCGACGATCCACTGCTGGCCGAAGCGGTCCGTTATATTCGGGAATCCGCGACGACTCCCATTGATGTTTCCGACGTACTCAAAAAAGTGCCTGTCTCACGACGTGCACTGGAGCAGCGTTTTCAACGTCACCTGGGCCGCACGCCAGCCGCTGAGATCCGGCGTATTCGGCTGATACGCGTGCAGGAACTGTTGCGTGATACCGACTGGCCCATGCCTCGCATCGCGCGAGCTGCGGGATTCTCCAGTACCGAAGTCATGAATCAGGTCTTCCGTCGCGAACGGGATCAGACCCCCACAGAGTACCGGCGTCAGTCACGTTCCCACGCTGATTGA
- a CDS encoding 2OG-Fe(II) oxygenase produces MRRIIQVRNFLSATECAALIERLEQQGFKEQLSGDRDRVVRARCVFTDQELADTYWQRLQQHVPALTDVYTDGFTPYPHLSSPLAEFQPCGLNEVLRCYKYLPGEQFRRHEDFAYEWSETRRTFYTVLFYLNNEYTGGETTFDHNQVVPETGLAVIFPHELYHSGNMVQTGIKYAMRSDVIFAVPEVC; encoded by the coding sequence ATGAGACGCATTATCCAGGTAAGAAACTTCCTCAGCGCGACAGAATGTGCTGCGCTCATCGAACGTCTGGAACAGCAGGGCTTTAAAGAACAGCTCTCTGGCGATCGAGACCGCGTGGTCCGCGCCCGTTGCGTCTTCACGGATCAGGAACTGGCAGACACTTACTGGCAGCGTCTGCAGCAGCATGTTCCCGCTTTGACAGACGTTTATACGGATGGATTCACCCCGTATCCGCATCTGAGTTCACCCCTGGCTGAGTTTCAGCCGTGCGGTCTGAATGAAGTACTGCGCTGTTACAAATATCTGCCGGGCGAACAGTTCCGTCGGCATGAAGACTTTGCCTACGAATGGAGCGAAACCCGCCGGACGTTTTACACGGTGCTGTTTTATCTCAACAACGAGTATACGGGTGGGGAAACCACTTTTGATCACAATCAGGTCGTACCCGAAACCGGGCTGGCCGTGATCTTTCCGCACGAACTTTATCATTCAGGTAACATGGTGCAGACGGGCATCAAGTACGCGATGCGTTCGGATGTCATCTTTGCCGTGCCTGAAGTCTGTTAA
- a CDS encoding RNA ligase family protein — protein sequence MRSTRELDLTKLNSATKYPSIPTYHALGERGALLPETVDFNGEPLIATEKVDGTNSRIILMPDGCYLIGSREELLHARGDLIHNPALGIVETLKPTADRIVETVSTPADVITVVYLETYGGKTTAAAKQYTSQREYGYRVFDVSRIAMAHLDASREAIAAWRENGGQPFLQEQELTDLTASLELELTPRIELREPLPTSISETHAWLESMLPTTLVALDTDAGGRPEGLVVRTADRSRIAKIRFEDYQRHQKRAADKK from the coding sequence ATGCGATCAACACGCGAACTGGATCTGACGAAACTGAACAGTGCGACGAAGTACCCTTCGATCCCCACGTATCATGCGCTGGGAGAACGGGGCGCTCTGCTGCCAGAGACCGTCGACTTCAACGGAGAACCGCTGATCGCAACGGAAAAAGTGGACGGCACCAACAGCCGGATCATTCTGATGCCCGATGGATGCTACCTGATCGGCAGCCGCGAAGAACTACTGCATGCGCGGGGCGATCTGATTCACAACCCCGCCCTGGGCATTGTGGAGACGCTCAAGCCGACTGCCGACCGGATCGTGGAGACGGTTTCCACGCCCGCGGATGTCATCACCGTAGTCTATCTGGAAACGTACGGCGGTAAAACGACCGCAGCTGCGAAACAGTACACGAGTCAGCGCGAGTATGGTTATCGTGTGTTCGATGTGAGCCGGATCGCGATGGCGCACCTGGATGCCAGCCGGGAAGCGATTGCCGCCTGGCGTGAGAACGGCGGACAACCGTTTCTGCAGGAACAGGAATTGACTGATCTCACTGCGTCCCTGGAGCTGGAGTTGACGCCGCGGATCGAACTGCGGGAACCACTGCCGACCTCTATTTCGGAAACGCATGCGTGGCTGGAGTCAATGCTTCCCACGACGCTGGTCGCTCTGGACACAGACGCCGGCGGCAGACCCGAAGGTCTGGTGGTCCGTACTGCAGACCGCAGTCGGATTGCCAAAATCCGTTTCGAAGACTACCAGCGGCATCAGAAACGGGCGGCTGATAAAAAGTAG
- a CDS encoding catalase has translation MNQKPTLTTTGGAPVPDNQNSLTAGPRGPVLLQDYQLLEKLAHQNRERIAERVVHANGWGAYGTLTIEGDISKYTKAKVLQPGTKTEMLARFSTVAGEAGAADAERDVRGFALKFYTEEGNWDMVGNNTPVFFVRDAYKFPDFIHTQKRHPKTNLRSPTAMWDFWSLSPESLHQVTILFSDRGLPTDVRHMNGYGSHTFSFINEKNERFWVKFHFKTQQGHKHWTNEEAEEVVGKTRESTQEDLFYSIEQGEFPKWNFQVQIMPETDADETPYNPFDLTKVWPHGDYPLIHVGTLELNRNPENYFAEIEQAAFSPSNVVPGIGYSPDKMLQARVFSYADAHRHRLGTHYEALPVNEPRCPVHHYHKDGAMHFKSNGCPVDAYYEPNSFNGPVERPDVAEPPLQISGDADRYDHREGNDDYSQPRALFQLFDDGQKSRLFSNIAAAMQGVPQEIVDRQLKHFELVDPAYAEGVRAALNAS, from the coding sequence ATGAATCAGAAGCCGACGCTGACTACCACCGGCGGTGCCCCTGTTCCCGATAATCAGAATTCCCTCACCGCAGGACCGCGCGGACCAGTGCTTCTGCAGGACTACCAGCTGCTCGAGAAGCTCGCGCATCAGAACCGGGAGCGGATCGCCGAACGCGTCGTACACGCGAACGGCTGGGGTGCGTATGGCACACTGACCATCGAAGGCGACATCAGCAAATATACGAAAGCCAAAGTACTGCAGCCCGGAACTAAAACTGAGATGCTGGCCCGCTTCTCCACGGTGGCCGGCGAAGCTGGTGCCGCTGATGCGGAACGGGACGTCCGCGGCTTCGCTCTCAAGTTCTATACCGAAGAGGGTAACTGGGATATGGTCGGCAATAACACGCCGGTCTTCTTTGTACGCGATGCCTACAAGTTCCCCGATTTCATCCACACCCAGAAGCGGCATCCCAAAACAAACCTGCGGTCTCCCACTGCAATGTGGGATTTCTGGTCACTCTCACCCGAATCGCTGCACCAGGTGACGATTCTGTTTTCAGACCGGGGTCTGCCCACCGACGTACGACACATGAACGGTTACGGCAGCCACACCTTTAGTTTCATCAACGAGAAAAACGAACGCTTCTGGGTCAAGTTCCACTTCAAAACGCAGCAGGGACACAAGCACTGGACCAACGAGGAAGCGGAAGAGGTGGTCGGCAAAACCCGTGAAAGTACGCAGGAAGATTTATTCTATTCCATTGAACAGGGTGAGTTCCCTAAATGGAATTTCCAGGTACAGATCATGCCCGAGACTGATGCGGATGAAACGCCTTACAACCCGTTCGATCTGACAAAAGTCTGGCCACACGGCGATTACCCGCTGATCCATGTCGGCACGCTGGAACTGAACCGCAATCCCGAAAACTATTTCGCGGAGATCGAACAAGCGGCGTTCTCTCCTTCGAACGTGGTGCCCGGCATTGGCTACTCCCCAGACAAGATGCTGCAGGCCCGCGTCTTCTCCTATGCAGACGCCCACCGGCACCGCCTGGGCACGCATTACGAAGCCCTGCCCGTCAACGAGCCGCGGTGCCCCGTGCATCACTATCACAAAGACGGTGCAATGCACTTCAAATCGAACGGCTGCCCCGTGGATGCCTATTACGAACCGAACTCTTTCAACGGCCCGGTCGAGCGTCCCGATGTCGCCGAGCCACCTCTGCAGATTTCGGGAGATGCAGACCGCTACGATCACCGCGAAGGCAACGACGATTACTCACAGCCCCGCGCCCTGTTCCAACTGTTCGACGACGGACAGAAATCGCGACTGTTCTCCAACATCGCCGCCGCCATGCAGGGCGTGCCCCAGGAAATTGTCGACCGCCAGCTCAAACACTTTGAACTGGTCGACCCAGCCTACGCCGAAGGCGTGCGGGCAGCATTGAACGCTTCCTGA